From the Teredinibacter turnerae T7901 genome, one window contains:
- a CDS encoding LytR/AlgR family response regulator transcription factor — MHMLIVDDEPLARQRLIRMIEQLDGYEVVGEASNGVDAVAAVDKFDPDIVLLDIRMPGEDGLETARKIAQLPEPPAIIFCTAYDEYALEAFQTLAVGYLLKPVQQQQLVDTLQNAMRLNKVQRNAVSNTAPDGQRQHITAKTRKGMELIPIASIQCFIADQKYVTVRHSAGETLIDDTLKELEQEFPDRFLRVHRNALVSISEIEAMERNNSGQFELRLKSVDYRPVVSRRHVSSVRELLSRL; from the coding sequence ATGCATATGTTAATTGTCGACGACGAGCCGCTGGCCCGCCAACGCCTGATTCGGATGATCGAACAGTTGGATGGCTACGAGGTAGTGGGCGAAGCCAGCAACGGCGTAGACGCCGTGGCTGCAGTGGATAAGTTCGATCCGGATATTGTGCTGCTGGATATCCGAATGCCCGGGGAAGATGGCCTGGAGACTGCGCGCAAAATTGCTCAGTTGCCTGAACCGCCGGCGATTATTTTTTGTACCGCCTACGATGAATATGCGCTGGAGGCGTTTCAGACGCTGGCAGTGGGCTATCTGTTAAAGCCGGTGCAGCAGCAGCAACTGGTGGACACGCTGCAGAATGCGATGCGGCTAAACAAGGTGCAGCGCAATGCGGTCAGCAATACCGCACCCGACGGTCAGCGTCAGCACATCACCGCTAAAACCCGCAAAGGCATGGAATTGATTCCCATCGCCTCAATCCAGTGTTTTATCGCCGATCAAAAGTATGTCACCGTTCGACATTCGGCAGGTGAAACGCTGATTGACGACACGCTCAAAGAGCTCGAGCAGGAGTTCCCGGACCGTTTTTTACGGGTTCACCGCAACGCACTGGTGTCGATCAGCGAAATCGAAGCCATGGAGCGTAACAACAGTGGCCAGTTCGAGCTGCGCTTGAAATCCGTGGACTATCGTCCGGTGGTAAGCCGCCGCCATGTCTCTAGCGTGCGCGAGTTACTGTCACGACTCTGA
- the argB gene encoding acetylglutamate kinase, with amino-acid sequence MRENESSIASAAHVAEVLTEALPYIQKFTNKTIVVKYGGNAMTDPALQKSFARDIVLMKLVGMNPIVVHGGGPQIGELLNRLNIKSEFVQGMRVTDSETMDVVEMVLGATVNKQIVSLINSAGGQAIGVTGKDGHLIQAKKLILNRTMSEEQEENIKASEIIDVGHVGEVKSINRAVIDLLVQSDFIPVIAPIGVGADGASYNINADLVAGKVAEILQAEKLMLLTNVAGLQDKNGEVLTGLSTRKVDELIADGTIYGGMLPKIRCALDAVNSGVSSAHIVDGRVAHAVLLEIFTDAGVGTLITNSAH; translated from the coding sequence ATGCGAGAAAACGAGTCTTCCATAGCGTCGGCGGCACATGTTGCCGAAGTGTTAACCGAAGCATTGCCCTATATTCAAAAATTTACCAATAAGACCATTGTCGTCAAATACGGCGGTAACGCTATGACAGACCCCGCGCTGCAAAAAAGTTTTGCGCGCGATATTGTTTTAATGAAACTGGTGGGAATGAACCCGATTGTTGTTCATGGCGGCGGCCCGCAAATTGGTGAATTGCTGAACAGGCTAAATATTAAATCCGAATTTGTGCAGGGCATGCGGGTAACCGACAGCGAGACCATGGATGTGGTGGAGATGGTGTTGGGTGCGACGGTCAACAAACAAATTGTAAGCTTAATTAACAGTGCTGGTGGCCAGGCGATTGGTGTTACCGGCAAAGACGGACACCTGATTCAGGCAAAGAAGCTTATTCTTAACCGCACAATGAGTGAGGAGCAGGAAGAAAACATCAAGGCATCAGAAATTATCGACGTAGGCCACGTGGGTGAAGTTAAATCGATCAACCGTGCGGTGATAGACCTGCTTGTACAAAGTGATTTTATTCCTGTGATTGCGCCCATTGGCGTAGGCGCAGACGGCGCCTCTTACAATATCAACGCCGACCTGGTTGCAGGCAAAGTGGCGGAAATTCTGCAGGCGGAAAAACTCATGCTGCTGACCAATGTCGCCGGCTTACAGGACAAAAACGGCGAGGTGTTAACTGGGCTTTCGACCCGTAAAGTTGATGAATTAATTGCAGATGGAACCATCTACGGCGGCATGTTACCGAAAATTCGCTGCGCGCTGGATGCGGTCAATTCCGGTGTTTCCAGTGCGCACATTGTCGATGGGCGCGTCGCACACGCCGTTTTGTTGGAAATTTTTACAGATGCAGGCGTGGGAACGCTTATCACCAATAGCGCACACTGA
- a CDS encoding sensor histidine kinase, whose product MAEKRPITEKPLAGGDFLPDLCGVQSVLGLVLVSELLVMALLVSDTGLTEFNWSEFGVVSMLVLWIVLTSAAGLCRLRPLLARMAPLAAGILSYSITLLSTGVFSLSYQHFILQVPLQSDVTFSHLMVAGVIAGITLRYLYLQQQLRNQQKAEMMARIQALQSRIRPHFLFNSMNSIASLIGFDPEAAERMVVDLSQLFRASLKEAGLTPLREEIALCESYIGIEQIRMGARLQSEWRYWCDGQPSSLEETRMGLIIIPSFLLQPLVENAIYHGIQPLPEGGRIEVSIALDKQRVEICVRNPVLLNPSAGQAKSTAEGNGMALENIRHRLMAYYEKNAELKVEQPEGEYIIYLRFPARPRMS is encoded by the coding sequence TTGGCAGAGAAGCGTCCTATCACCGAAAAGCCCCTCGCCGGCGGGGATTTTCTTCCCGATTTATGCGGCGTTCAAAGTGTACTCGGGCTGGTGTTGGTGAGCGAGCTGCTGGTGATGGCGCTGCTCGTCTCCGATACTGGACTCACCGAGTTCAACTGGTCGGAATTTGGCGTGGTGTCTATGCTGGTGTTGTGGATCGTGCTCACCAGCGCTGCGGGTCTTTGCCGCCTGCGCCCCTTACTCGCGCGCATGGCGCCGCTGGCGGCGGGGATCTTGAGCTACTCAATCACTCTGCTATCCACCGGCGTGTTTTCACTGAGTTACCAGCATTTTATTTTGCAGGTGCCACTACAGAGTGATGTAACTTTTAGCCACTTGATGGTGGCTGGGGTTATCGCGGGTATTACCTTGCGCTATCTGTACCTGCAACAGCAGTTACGCAATCAGCAAAAAGCTGAGATGATGGCGCGCATTCAAGCGCTGCAATCGCGTATTCGGCCGCACTTTTTATTCAACAGTATGAATTCCATCGCCAGCCTGATTGGGTTCGACCCGGAAGCGGCAGAGCGGATGGTAGTGGATTTGTCGCAATTGTTTCGCGCGAGCTTGAAAGAAGCAGGTTTGACGCCGCTGCGCGAGGAGATCGCCTTGTGCGAAAGTTATATCGGTATCGAGCAGATCCGCATGGGTGCGCGCCTGCAAAGTGAGTGGCGCTACTGGTGCGATGGTCAGCCATCGTCGCTGGAGGAAACGCGCATGGGGCTGATAATCATCCCCAGTTTTTTGCTGCAGCCACTGGTTGAAAACGCCATCTACCACGGTATTCAACCACTGCCGGAAGGCGGCAGGATTGAAGTGAGTATCGCGCTCGACAAGCAGCGGGTGGAAATTTGTGTGCGCAACCCGGTGTTACTCAACCCCTCCGCCGGGCAGGCAAAATCGACCGCTGAGGGTAATGGTATGGCTCTGGAAAATATACGCCACCGTTTGATGGCTTATTATGAGAAGAACGCAGAATTAAAGGTCGAGCAGCCGGAGGGTGAATATATTATTTATTTGCGGTTCCCGGCGCGGCCCAGGATGAGTTAG
- the pyrE gene encoding orotate phosphoribosyltransferase has translation MHAYQQQFIEMAIASQALKFGEFTLKSGRVSPYFFNAGMLHMGSNIAHLGRAYAQALVDSGHPVDMIFGPAYKGIPLAAATAIALADHHNRDLPYAYNRKEAKDHGEGGTLVGAPLTGKVAIVDDVITAGTAIREVLALLEQAKAEPAAIVIGLNRKERGQGSLSAIDELQQSTGVPVVSIIDLDHIMMYLEKAGDQQTSEKIALYREQYGSD, from the coding sequence ATGCACGCCTATCAGCAACAGTTTATTGAGATGGCCATTGCCAGCCAGGCCCTCAAGTTTGGCGAGTTTACGCTCAAGTCCGGCCGCGTCAGCCCGTATTTTTTCAACGCTGGCATGTTGCATATGGGCAGCAATATCGCACATTTGGGGCGGGCGTACGCGCAAGCGTTAGTGGACTCCGGGCATCCAGTGGATATGATTTTCGGTCCCGCGTACAAAGGCATTCCACTCGCCGCTGCTACAGCTATTGCCCTGGCAGACCACCACAATCGCGATCTACCCTATGCGTACAACCGTAAAGAAGCCAAGGACCACGGCGAAGGCGGCACCCTGGTAGGCGCACCGCTGACAGGCAAGGTCGCGATCGTCGACGATGTTATCACCGCTGGGACGGCTATTCGTGAGGTACTCGCGCTTTTAGAGCAAGCAAAGGCTGAACCAGCAGCGATTGTTATTGGTCTAAACCGGAAAGAGCGCGGCCAGGGTTCGCTCTCGGCCATTGATGAATTACAGCAATCTACCGGTGTGCCCGTGGTCAGCATTATCGACCTCGATCACATCATGATGTACCTGGAAAAAGCTGGCGATCAGCAAACGAGCGAAAAGATTGCGCTTTACCGCGAGCAATATGGATCAGATTAA
- the argH gene encoding argininosuccinate lyase has translation MSHDENSVKPWGGRFSEATDAFVERFTASVNFDQRLYHHDINGSIAHATMLASVGVLSDDEKNAIIEGLEGIRKDIESGAFTWSVSLEDVHMNIEAELTKRIGITGKKLHTGRSRNDQVATDIRLYLRDEIDVIGKELTRLQQGLLFLAEREAHTIMPGFTHLQTAQPVTFGHHLLAWYEMLSRDYGRLMGCRKRLNQSPLGAAALAGTTYPIDREQTAALLGFNHPTRNSLDSVSDRDFAIEFSAFAALLMTHLSRASEELVLWTSAQFNFIDLPDRFCTGSSIMPQKKNPDVPELVRGKTGRVNGHLIALLTLMKSQPLAYNKDNQEDKEPLFDTVDTVKDCLRAFADMVPALNANKAAMLEAAKRGFSTATDLADYLVRKGIPFRDSHEIVGKSVAFGIAQNKDLSEMTLAELQQFSDVIENDVFDVLTLEGSVAARDHIGGTAPAQVLKAVELAKEELAAR, from the coding sequence ATGAGCCACGATGAGAATTCTGTAAAACCCTGGGGTGGGCGCTTCAGCGAAGCGACCGACGCATTTGTGGAACGCTTCACGGCCTCGGTAAATTTCGACCAGCGCCTCTACCACCACGACATCAATGGCTCCATCGCTCACGCCACTATGCTAGCCAGCGTCGGGGTACTCAGCGATGATGAAAAAAATGCCATTATTGAAGGCCTGGAGGGGATTCGCAAGGATATTGAAAGCGGTGCCTTTACCTGGTCGGTGAGTTTGGAAGACGTTCACATGAATATCGAGGCAGAACTCACCAAACGCATTGGCATCACGGGTAAAAAGCTGCACACGGGGCGTTCGCGCAATGATCAAGTCGCCACCGATATCCGTCTGTATCTGCGTGATGAAATCGATGTTATTGGCAAGGAACTGACGCGTTTGCAGCAGGGGTTACTGTTCCTCGCGGAGCGCGAAGCCCATACCATAATGCCTGGATTCACCCACCTGCAGACCGCACAACCGGTGACCTTCGGCCATCATTTGCTGGCCTGGTATGAAATGCTAAGCCGCGACTACGGCCGCTTGATGGGTTGCCGCAAGCGCCTCAATCAATCGCCGCTGGGTGCCGCAGCACTGGCCGGTACCACCTACCCGATTGATCGTGAACAGACCGCCGCGTTACTCGGGTTCAACCACCCCACCCGCAATTCACTAGACTCCGTCAGCGACCGCGACTTCGCCATCGAATTTTCCGCGTTCGCCGCCTTGCTGATGACCCACCTCTCCCGCGCCAGCGAAGAGCTGGTGCTGTGGACCTCGGCGCAATTCAATTTTATCGACCTGCCAGACCGCTTCTGTACCGGCTCTTCGATTATGCCGCAAAAGAAAAACCCGGACGTGCCCGAGCTTGTGCGCGGCAAAACCGGTCGCGTCAACGGCCACCTCATCGCCCTGCTCACATTGATGAAGTCACAACCGCTCGCCTACAACAAAGACAACCAGGAAGATAAAGAGCCATTGTTCGACACGGTCGATACCGTGAAAGACTGCCTGCGCGCATTTGCCGATATGGTGCCCGCGTTGAATGCCAACAAGGCGGCAATGCTCGAGGCAGCCAAGCGCGGCTTTTCTACCGCGACCGATCTCGCCGATTATCTGGTCCGCAAAGGTATTCCATTTCGCGATTCACACGAAATTGTCGGCAAATCAGTCGCTTTCGGTATAGCCCAGAACAAAGATTTATCTGAGATGACGCTGGCGGAATTGCAGCAGTTTTCTGATGTCATCGAGAATGATGTGTTTGATGTACTTACCCTGGAGGGGTCGGTTGCAGCGCGTGATCACATCGGCGGCACAGCGCCAGCGCAGGTACTGAAAGCGGTTGAGCTGGCAAAAGAGGAGCTAGCGGCGCGCTAA
- a CDS encoding heme biosynthesis HemY N-terminal domain-containing protein, with the protein MKRLHLLGILTLCAIVAAPLILELIKADTGYILISLGSTTIETSFWFAIFAVIFGVLVLRWSYMLLRAILRSLGVSWAFLAEGRSRQLNARTQRGLIHYIEGNWQAAKKDLLSVAKYADQPLVHYLAAAHSAHQLGDMETCQALLSKAEEVAPENELAVLLSQAKMQLANQQCEQCLATLERARSVAPRHPVVLDLLLTVYQRVNDWAAVQALLPELKKSKAYTQEQLHSLEVDAVCAVLDTHKFNLDELKSYWQKLDKSLKQSQVLVLQYCGHLQRLGAEEAAEQQLRRVLTKQWDARLVELYGRVRGGSDNEQLLVAEQWLRERPGDPDLLLALARIAMRNQLWGKARSYFESSLQLQKNPQAYAEFAALLAQLGDHQKSTELYQLGLLQLTTHQQEKI; encoded by the coding sequence ATGAAGCGCCTCCACCTGCTTGGAATATTAACGCTGTGTGCGATTGTTGCTGCACCTCTGATTCTCGAGTTAATTAAAGCCGACACTGGCTACATTTTAATTAGCCTCGGCAGCACGACCATTGAAACCAGTTTCTGGTTTGCTATTTTTGCCGTGATATTTGGTGTATTGGTATTGCGCTGGAGCTATATGTTGCTTCGCGCAATATTGCGCTCGCTGGGGGTGAGTTGGGCATTTCTCGCGGAAGGCCGTTCCCGTCAGCTGAATGCACGAACCCAGCGCGGCTTGATTCACTATATCGAAGGCAATTGGCAGGCGGCAAAAAAAGATTTGCTGAGTGTGGCTAAGTACGCGGATCAGCCGTTGGTGCACTATCTGGCGGCGGCGCACAGTGCGCATCAATTGGGCGATATGGAAACCTGTCAGGCATTGCTGTCCAAAGCGGAAGAGGTCGCACCGGAAAACGAATTAGCGGTGTTGCTGAGTCAAGCCAAAATGCAACTGGCAAACCAGCAGTGCGAGCAGTGCCTGGCAACACTGGAGCGTGCCCGCAGCGTTGCACCAAGGCATCCGGTGGTGCTCGATTTATTACTGACCGTATATCAACGGGTAAACGATTGGGCCGCCGTGCAAGCTCTGCTACCTGAGCTGAAAAAAAGTAAAGCTTACACCCAAGAGCAGCTGCACAGCCTAGAAGTGGATGCGGTCTGCGCAGTTCTGGATACGCATAAATTTAATTTGGACGAGCTGAAATCCTACTGGCAAAAACTCGATAAGTCGCTCAAGCAATCCCAGGTTTTAGTGCTGCAGTACTGCGGCCACTTACAGCGTTTGGGGGCAGAAGAAGCCGCTGAGCAACAGTTGCGTCGCGTACTCACCAAACAATGGGATGCGCGCCTGGTGGAATTGTATGGCCGTGTGCGCGGTGGCAGCGACAATGAACAATTGCTGGTGGCTGAGCAGTGGCTGCGTGAACGGCCCGGCGACCCGGATTTACTCCTGGCGCTTGCGCGTATTGCCATGCGCAATCAGCTCTGGGGTAAAGCGCGCAGTTATTTTGAAAGCAGCCTGCAATTACAAAAAAATCCGCAGGCCTATGCGGAATTTGCCGCACTGCTGGCGCAATTGGGCGATCATCAAAAAAGTACGGAGCTGTATCAGTTGGGGCTGTTGCAACTCACGACTCACCAACAGGAGAAAATATGA
- the hemC gene encoding hydroxymethylbilane synthase, producing the protein MIAARFKNHQGPSVKHTLRIATRKSALALWQAEFVKSELCRHHPELAVELVPLTSRGDKILDVPLAKVGGKGLFVKELEQAIIAGEADIAVHSMKDVPMEFPQGLGLAVICEREDPRDALVSNKYSNLDAIPAGAVIGTSSLRRQSQLLAMRPDLEVTFLRGNVNTRLAKLDAGEYDAIILASAGLKRLQMVDRIAEFIAPEVMLPAGGQGAVGIECRTDDQETLALLQPLHHGVTEQAVLAERAMNRKLEGGCQVPIGGFAIHQDNQLWVRGLVADPDGSEVLYDQVIGDPADAETLGVVLAEKLLAAGADAILKRVYGDASA; encoded by the coding sequence ATGATTGCCGCCAGATTCAAAAACCACCAAGGTCCCTCCGTGAAACACACTCTTCGCATCGCCACGCGCAAAAGCGCGCTGGCCCTTTGGCAAGCCGAATTCGTTAAGTCTGAACTGTGCAGGCACCACCCGGAACTCGCGGTGGAGCTGGTGCCGCTGACCAGCCGTGGCGATAAAATACTCGATGTTCCACTGGCAAAAGTCGGTGGTAAAGGCTTGTTTGTGAAGGAGCTGGAGCAGGCGATAATTGCCGGTGAGGCTGATATTGCGGTCCACTCGATGAAGGACGTCCCCATGGAGTTCCCGCAAGGGCTCGGCCTCGCGGTCATCTGTGAGCGCGAAGACCCGCGCGATGCGCTGGTATCCAACAAGTACTCCAACCTCGATGCCATTCCTGCCGGTGCCGTCATCGGCACGTCCAGCTTGCGCCGCCAGAGCCAGCTACTGGCAATGCGCCCGGATCTCGAAGTCACATTTTTACGCGGCAACGTTAACACCCGTCTGGCGAAGCTGGACGCGGGTGAATACGATGCAATTATTCTGGCTTCTGCCGGCTTAAAGCGTTTGCAAATGGTCGACCGTATCGCTGAATTTATTGCGCCTGAAGTGATGCTGCCCGCTGGTGGCCAGGGTGCAGTTGGAATTGAATGCCGCACCGACGACCAAGAAACGCTGGCGCTACTTCAGCCGCTGCACCACGGTGTAACTGAGCAGGCGGTGCTCGCCGAGCGCGCGATGAATCGAAAGCTCGAAGGCGGATGCCAGGTGCCGATTGGCGGTTTCGCCATTCATCAGGACAACCAGCTCTGGGTGCGCGGCCTGGTCGCCGACCCGGATGGCAGCGAGGTACTCTACGATCAGGTGATCGGCGACCCGGCAGATGCGGAAACACTGGGGGTTGTTCTGGCCGAAAAACTTCTGGCGGCTGGCGCCGATGCCATTCTCAAGCGAGTGTACGGTGACGCATCCGCATAA
- the slmA gene encoding nucleoid occlusion factor SlmA yields the protein MTTNNKKPRKQQILEALAHMLEVSPGARITTAALAKEVGVSEAALYRHFPSKSKMFEGLIEFIEQTLFTRISMINDEEGTALDRCQKIIHLLLAFSERNPGITRILTGDALAGETDRLRQRVIQLFDRLETQLRQMFRTAELEEGLKLVLSVNETVALLTAVVEGKMVQYVRSEFKRLPTEAWPSHWRGMIDGLVPR from the coding sequence ATGACGACAAATAATAAGAAACCCCGCAAACAACAAATATTAGAAGCGCTCGCCCACATGCTGGAAGTGAGTCCTGGGGCCCGCATAACCACCGCTGCTTTGGCAAAAGAAGTCGGTGTTTCAGAAGCCGCTCTCTATCGCCACTTTCCCAGTAAATCGAAAATGTTCGAGGGGCTGATTGAATTTATTGAGCAGACGCTGTTCACCCGAATTAGCATGATCAACGACGAAGAGGGTACGGCCCTGGATCGTTGCCAGAAAATTATTCACCTGTTATTAGCATTCTCTGAGCGTAATCCCGGTATCACCCGTATTTTAACTGGCGATGCGCTGGCCGGAGAAACTGACCGCTTGCGCCAGCGGGTGATTCAATTATTTGATCGTCTCGAGACCCAGTTGCGGCAAATGTTTCGTACTGCGGAGTTGGAGGAAGGGTTGAAGCTGGTGTTGAGTGTTAACGAAACGGTTGCGCTGCTAACGGCTGTTGTGGAAGGGAAAATGGTGCAGTATGTGCGCAGCGAGTTTAAGCGTTTGCCGACCGAAGCTTGGCCAAGCCACTGGCGCGGAATGATTGACGGGTTGGTGCCCCGTTAA
- a CDS encoding uroporphyrinogen-III synthase — protein MTHPHNWRILASRPLAQNSSWSSKLQAAGYRVLALPLLAIAQVQEPAQQQSIKNCILDFDHYDAVIFVSQNAVEATWQWLDQYWPQLPQGITYYAVGIKTAAQVQHFLGSEATVHAALTAMNTEELLALPGLQQVAHQRILICRGLGGRPRLGDELENRGAAVTYCELYQRTLPAEAVTQFTDANLNPAQDVLCVFSGETLQNLLYVATTAGADLSAFALVVPGERVAALAAEQGFQQIQIARNAGEAAMLAAIDEIIATLDKTDL, from the coding sequence GTGACGCATCCGCATAATTGGCGCATTCTCGCCAGCCGCCCGCTTGCGCAAAACAGCAGCTGGAGCAGTAAACTCCAGGCTGCAGGCTACCGGGTTTTGGCGCTGCCATTACTGGCAATTGCGCAAGTGCAGGAACCCGCGCAGCAGCAAAGTATCAAAAACTGTATTCTGGATTTCGATCACTATGATGCAGTAATTTTTGTTAGCCAGAATGCCGTGGAAGCAACTTGGCAGTGGTTAGACCAGTACTGGCCACAGCTGCCGCAGGGAATAACCTACTACGCTGTCGGCATCAAAACGGCAGCCCAGGTTCAGCATTTTCTCGGCAGCGAAGCAACAGTGCACGCTGCGCTCACGGCGATGAATACCGAAGAGCTGCTGGCACTGCCCGGGTTGCAGCAGGTGGCACACCAGCGAATACTGATTTGTCGCGGTTTGGGTGGTCGGCCTCGCCTGGGCGACGAATTGGAAAATCGGGGTGCGGCAGTTACCTATTGCGAACTTTATCAGCGCACGCTGCCAGCGGAGGCGGTAACCCAGTTTACAGACGCGAACCTTAATCCAGCGCAGGATGTGCTTTGCGTGTTCAGTGGCGAAACCTTGCAGAACCTGTTGTATGTCGCAACCACCGCGGGCGCAGATTTATCGGCGTTTGCGCTTGTTGTACCCGGTGAACGGGTGGCTGCACTGGCTGCAGAACAGGGTTTCCAACAGATACAGATTGCTCGCAATGCCGGTGAAGCGGCCATGCTCGCCGCGATTGACGAAATTATTGCAACTTTGGACAAGACGGATTTATGA
- a CDS encoding uroporphyrinogen-III C-methyltransferase, giving the protein MTDDKTPSPQEDSQAKPEADQPVDQTAIIVAPAADGPDSTAAAAQERKPDPEAEPGPPPEFPTEPRKGSGIPWFSLLLLLLILLVAGAVAGLGWYGYGYYQQTQSKAGELAELQQQLAAQNQQLTQLRQALSTVGRDREQAVGAMGDRLTAAEQRLQAQNKRLLAMSTITREDWLLAEAEYLLKLANQRILIERSAEGADALLTEADAILRDLDDPDLFALRKAVNNDLAALRLINKIDREGLYLQINGLITQVVMLPVRPDREQVLGRGKNPEGEMLDENLTTDNWWAAMKKSLRAFGKSLSNYININNHAERPAPLMSAESAQYLQQNVRLMLERAQLALLREQQAIYTNSLEQAEGYLAQFYPASAPVERYREELNALAQRDIVIELPDISGSLELLHSYIEDLHNLKGAGKPSAGGN; this is encoded by the coding sequence ATGACCGACGACAAGACGCCCTCGCCACAGGAAGATTCTCAAGCCAAACCCGAAGCGGATCAACCGGTAGACCAAACGGCGATTATTGTTGCGCCCGCGGCGGACGGGCCTGACTCAACAGCGGCTGCGGCACAAGAGCGAAAGCCAGACCCGGAAGCTGAACCGGGGCCGCCGCCTGAATTCCCAACAGAGCCGCGCAAGGGTTCGGGCATCCCCTGGTTTTCGCTGTTGTTACTGCTGCTTATTTTGCTGGTGGCGGGCGCTGTGGCAGGTCTTGGTTGGTATGGCTATGGCTATTATCAGCAGACGCAAAGTAAGGCGGGAGAACTGGCTGAACTACAGCAGCAACTGGCCGCACAAAACCAGCAATTGACCCAGCTGCGACAGGCGTTGAGTACCGTCGGACGCGACCGCGAACAGGCGGTGGGCGCCATGGGTGATCGTCTTACCGCGGCGGAACAACGGCTGCAAGCGCAGAATAAACGTCTGTTGGCGATGTCTACCATCACCCGTGAAGACTGGCTGCTGGCAGAAGCGGAATACCTTCTTAAGCTCGCTAATCAGCGTATTTTGATTGAGCGCAGTGCTGAAGGGGCCGATGCGCTGCTTACCGAAGCTGATGCCATCTTACGCGATCTGGACGACCCCGACTTATTTGCTTTGCGCAAAGCGGTAAATAACGATCTGGCGGCCCTGCGATTAATAAACAAAATCGATCGCGAGGGGCTCTACCTGCAAATTAACGGGTTAATCACCCAGGTGGTGATGTTGCCGGTGCGGCCTGATCGCGAGCAGGTATTAGGGCGTGGCAAGAACCCCGAAGGGGAAATGCTGGACGAAAACCTCACGACCGACAACTGGTGGGCGGCGATGAAAAAAAGCCTGCGCGCATTCGGTAAAAGCCTGAGTAATTACATCAATATTAACAACCACGCGGAGAGACCTGCGCCGTTGATGTCGGCTGAGTCCGCCCAGTATCTGCAGCAAAATGTGCGCTTAATGCTTGAACGTGCCCAGCTCGCACTCCTGCGTGAGCAACAAGCTATTTATACCAATAGCCTGGAACAGGCCGAGGGATATTTGGCGCAGTTTTATCCGGCGTCGGCGCCGGTGGAGCGCTATCGCGAGGAATTAAACGCGCTTGCGCAACGCGATATCGTCATTGAACTGCCAGATATCAGCGGGTCGCTCGAGTTGTTGCACAGCTATATCGAAGATCTTCACAACTTGAAAGGGGCTGGCAAGCCAAGCGCAGGAGGCAACTAA
- a CDS encoding exodeoxyribonuclease III — MRVISLCVDGIHQAAQRGLFDWIEEQDADIICLQDLRALEYELDDDIFHPDGYFAYFFDSGVKHYNGVAIYTRHQPKALIYGLGFASGVDMEGRYLQVDFERYSIGSLLAPTAFSETESQEVKIKFFDDFQALLHKVTRKRRHFIFCGNWAMAHSKKDVENWQNNTNQSGYLPHEQQWMNQLFRQLGYADAFRVAVPEAGEYSWWPSGKIGEGDGWRTDYQVVSEALTRKVEYAAMYKTRHFSSHLPVIVDYDIDDL; from the coding sequence ATGAGAGTAATCAGTCTGTGCGTCGATGGTATTCATCAGGCGGCTCAGCGGGGCTTGTTCGATTGGATAGAAGAGCAGGATGCTGACATTATTTGCTTGCAAGATCTCCGGGCACTGGAATATGAGCTGGATGATGATATTTTTCATCCGGACGGCTACTTTGCGTATTTTTTTGACTCCGGAGTAAAACATTACAACGGAGTGGCTATCTACACCCGTCACCAGCCGAAGGCGTTGATCTACGGGCTGGGGTTTGCGAGTGGTGTGGATATGGAGGGCCGGTACCTTCAGGTTGATTTCGAGCGTTACTCCATTGGCTCGCTCCTGGCACCGACCGCGTTTTCCGAAACCGAATCCCAGGAAGTCAAAATCAAGTTTTTTGATGATTTCCAGGCGCTGCTGCACAAGGTGACACGCAAGCGTCGCCACTTTATTTTTTGCGGGAACTGGGCGATGGCGCACAGCAAAAAAGATGTGGAGAACTGGCAAAATAACACCAATCAATCTGGCTATCTGCCGCATGAACAGCAGTGGATGAACCAGTTGTTCCGCCAGCTTGGCTACGCGGATGCGTTCCGGGTTGCGGTGCCTGAAGCTGGAGAATACTCCTGGTGGCCATCGGGCAAAATTGGCGAAGGCGACGGCTGGCGAACCGACTATCAGGTGGTGTCCGAAGCGCTGACTCGCAAAGTGGAATATGCGGCCATGTATAAAACCCGCCACTTCTCCAGCCATTTGCCGGTGATCGTCGATTACGACATCGACGACTTATAA